A stretch of Clostridium sp. BJN0001 DNA encodes these proteins:
- a CDS encoding Lrp/AsnC family transcriptional regulator — protein MDKIDLKIIDLLEKNARYPLKRLAEEVFLSTPAVSARIEKLENNGIVTGYTATLDLLKLDYNIKAFINLEMSPNQKTEFYPFIASCPNVLECNCVTGKYSMLIKVAYRSTIELDNFIGKLQKFGNTETQIVFSTPVEARGLKIVKGV, from the coding sequence ATGGATAAAATTGATTTAAAAATAATAGACTTATTAGAAAAAAATGCTAGATATCCTTTGAAGCGTCTGGCAGAAGAAGTATTTCTATCAACACCTGCTGTATCTGCAAGAATTGAAAAACTAGAAAATAACGGCATAGTAACAGGATATACAGCTACACTTGATCTTTTAAAACTAGATTATAACATTAAGGCTTTTATAAATCTTGAAATGTCACCAAATCAAAAAACTGAATTCTATCCTTTTATTGCATCATGTCCTAATGTACTTGAATGCAACTGCGTAACTGGAAAATATTCAATGCTTATTAAAGTAGCATATCGCTCAACAATAGAACTTGATAATTTTATAGGAAAACTTCAGAAATTCGGAAATACAGAGACTCAGATAGTATTTTCAACTCCAGTTGAAGCACGTGGATTAAAAATAGTAAAAGGAGTTTAA